The DNA window GGCGTATTGCGCGGCCGTGCAGGCGGCGATCCTAAGCGGCGAGGGGGACTAGAGGGTGCAGGAGTTGCTTCTCCTCGACGTCATGCCGCTCAGCCTCCGGATCAAGACTGCCGGGGGCGTGATGGCGGTCTTGATCCCGAGGAACACCACGATCCCGACGAAGAAGGAGCATATTCTCGACCTACTCGGACAACCAGCCCGGGGTGCTGATCCAGGTATACGAGGGCGAGCGGCCGATGACCCAGGACAACAACCTCCTCGGAAAGTTCGAGCTCACCGGAATCCCGCCGGCGCCGAGGGGGGTGCCGCAGGTGAATGTGTGCTTCGACATTGACGCAAATGGGATGCTGAACGTGTCCGCGGAGGACAAAACCGCTGGGGTGAAGAACATCACCACCATCACCAACGACAAGGGGCGGCTGAGCAAGGAGGAGATTGAGCGGATGGTGGCAGAGGCGGACAAGTATAGGGCGGAGGATGAGGCGGTGAAGAAGGGCGTGGATGCCAAGAACGCGCTCGAGAATTACGCGTACAACATGAGGACTACGATCAAGGATGAAAAGGTGGCGGGGAAGCTCGGCGCTTCAGACAAGGAGAAGATCAAGAAGGCGATCGACGAGGCGGTGGAGTGGCTGGAGAGAAATCAGTTGGCTGAGGTGGATAAATTGGAGGATAAATTGAAGTTGGAGAGTTTGTGCAACCCCATTATTTCTAAGATGTATCAGGGCGGCGGCGATGCTGGCAGCTCAACGCCGGGCTCTGCTAGCTCCGGCAACGGTGGTGCTGGCCCAAAGATTGAAGAGGTTGATTGAATTGATGGAAACCAGAAGCGTTGTGGATTACTACATTTTATCTATACTTGGTGTTAGTTTTTTTGTACTTTCCAAATAATGCTTGTGTGTGTAAAAAATTACCAATAGTTATTAATGAATAAGAGTCCCTTATATGAGTTCGAATTAAAATGTGATTTTGTAAAAGCAAAAGTCGAATGCGAAacaggaaagaaaagaaagaaaatgctAGCAGCTACGCTCAATTAAGTGCCCATTAAAACATCTAATCCAAGGTCTTAAGAAGCCTAAATAAGCCTGCTGCTTCTCTGATCCTCGAGAACTCGATGCAGAACGACTGCACTTCGAGGAAAATGTCGTTCACTGCAAATACACACAACGCATTATTTACCTAATCATCATCGAATTATTTTGCGATAATTTACGAATTGCTGACCGTTGATTATTTTGTTTCGGATTAGACTTTGCAGAAAAACACAAACCAGTCTCACAAGTCTGTTCTGCATATACCGATCCTGCAACATAAACGAGTTGCTAAGAATAGTTAGGGATCCCGGCAATAGGGATGTAAACAGTCGACTATATTTCAAGAAAAATACACGGAACAGTAAGAGATATGAAGTACGAACCTTGATACCCTGACAAGCACTTATACAGTTGGAAATATAAGTGTGTAAGAACATCGTAGGAAGTTCAATTGTAGTGGTCAGCCTATTTACAACTTCCATGGAATGAAGGCTCATCTCCATATTTACAAGAACTGTAAAATATCTGAACAGTAGGGAAACAGAAATTCCAAAGAGAGTTGTAAGCACTAGAgccaaaataatactccctccgtcccacactactcgcacctttccttttgcgcacggagattaaggaatgagtgatagacaaagtcaacaattacggctgtaggaataaattgttactaaaaatggaaagagtgcaaataacttgggacacccagaaaggaaataagtgcaagtagtgcgggacggagggagtactcaaCTATCAGTTAAAAGCCAAAAGTAATGAGCAATATCATACTCCTTAATTTCGGATGAATTCACCAACTTAATCAGCACTTCGACAGCAATCATGGGATTATTTTCCACTAGGTCCTGGAGAAAATGTTGCAATACAATTAATACGCAGGAACCATGCTTTCACTCGGAAATAACACCCTTAAACGACATACCGGGAGCTTTTTAGGTGATAGTCCACAGTGATATACAAGCTTCGGGTCATTTGCTAACTCCACCAGCACTTGCTGAAGGAAAAAACATATATTAGGCAACATTTAAACAACTCAAAGGTATTCGCAACTTCCTTTACCAAATTAAAGGGTTTAAGTAAAGGATAAACCAGTACATTTACGTTTGAAACGAAGAAAGAACAATGTGTGTGACACTTCTGCATGAAATACATAGCCTTTAAAATCATAGTACCTCTTGTTGCACAGGAACAAGCGGCCCCTTCAAAGCTTTTGAAATTAAATCTCTTACAGCAACTGCTCTACTAGTATCAGCACACATTCCATAATCCCATAAAAGTTCATGGTTCATATCGGGGTTCAGCCACAAGAGCTGCTCGAGACCAGAAGATATTTTTTAGAAGCATACATAATTCATATGTTTGTAATAGAATGTCTCATCAGCTAATAGTTCTTACTGCTTATACATTACCTCACCATCCATTACTGGAAGCCTGGGAGGGAGCGGCCTGATCCATTGTGGACCTAATCCATCCAGTGAAAGAGAAGACATCAACCCAACTAAAGTTTCTTCTCTACTCCCAGATCCGATTTTAGATGTGACTCCAGGCTCTGCGTCAAACCTGAAATATGAATTTCAATACCAAGACAAAGAAAAACAATCAACTGAAAACAATTATGTGAGGAAATTGCGCTCTTGTGATCAATGTCACTGTAAAGTCACATGAAGTCACTAGTAAGAGTCATACTCAGATGAATTACTATCACATCCAAGGGGCACATCAGGATCAGGCACTATATTTTTCACAGTGTTGTCCTTTAACAAGCTTTTACATGGCTCTGTCTGAACTTTGACACAATATTGTTGCTGCAACTGCTCACGTTGTGGAAAGGACTGGAAGTTCAAAGGAAATGTATAAAGGATGTGgtaaagaaagagataaaaaaaaagcttATAAAAACTAATATATTTTTTCAGCATAGGTTGCAAAAGAACTGGCTACAAGCAATATTTATTTGCGTAAACTGGAACGTCAAATCCATCTACACTTACTTGTGATGAAAGATCAAAGTTACTTATGTAATCTGCCGCAGATTGCTTGAGAAACTGCACAGAAGCTAATCAATTACAGAGGTGGATAAGGAAACAACTTCTGCGAGTAAAATATATATTCGCAAATGCATGTTAATTTCTCAGAGACGGCTTTTTCGATGTAAATATAGCATGACTTTCTCATTTAAGTGGGAAACATCTAAACAAAGATAAAAATGGCAAAACTGACAAGGATGACAAAGTTGGAAGTTGGAACTACAGAAAGAGAAATGATTGAAGAACCTCTCTTCCATTCACACTGGTTGAGCTCAATAAAAGAAGAACAAATGCCCTTTCACACTTTTCAGCTACGTCATCACATGCTGCCTGAAAATTGATAACACAGTTAAGCAAAACTAAAACTGGTTCTTAAAACAGAACTTCATCGTCAAACAAATGATAGTATTAGTTTAGTAAAATAAGGTAAAACTGTAAAGGTTTGCTAAAAATTGACATAACATTACGTTGTGGGAAAGATAATTTTGAACAGAAATTAAACATTAAATGCACTCGGAACACTATATATGTGATCAAAGTATTGAATACTGAGAGTTTATAAGCTGCAAAGAGCAAACTTTCACAAATGTAGAAGAACTACGAGAAATGGTGCTCTGAAAATTGTGATAAAAAAACGTCTCATCTTGCAGTGAAAATAATAGAGTTCTGGAATATGTTTATAAAGCATTAGACACCTCTACACAATTACTGAAAGTGATTAATGACAAAGAAAAAGCGTTACAATAGAAAATCATTAAAAACCTGAAAGATTTAAGCAAACTGACATGCTAAACTTACACCAACAAGCTTGGAAATGAAAGGGTTTGAGGAAGGATGCTGTGAtgaatatgctt is part of the Salvia splendens isolate huo1 chromosome 6, SspV2, whole genome shotgun sequence genome and encodes:
- the LOC121807341 gene encoding CCR4-NOT transcription complex subunit 11-like — translated: MLGFEDCGKLLRLLSAGEDKTVEEIVAEFNSKFPRSLHFYACSALDFLTTDPKEKFLNPSQRLIAFAIIHQAYSSQHPSSNPFISKLVGAACDDVAEKCERAFVLLLLSSTSVNGREFLKQSAADYISNFDLSSQSFPQREQLQQQYCVKVQTEPCKSLLKDNTVKNIVPDPDVPLGCDSNSSEFDAEPGVTSKIGSGSREETLVGLMSSLSLDGLGPQWIRPLPPRLPVMDGELLWLNPDMNHELLWDYGMCADTSRAVAVRDLISKALKGPLVPVQQEQVLVELANDPKLVYHCGLSPKKLPDLVENNPMIAVEVLIKLVNSSEIKEYFTVLVNMEMSLHSMEVVNRLTTTIELPTMFLHTYISNCISACQGIKDRYMQNRLVRLVCVFLQSLIRNKIINVNDIFLEVQSFCIEFSRIREAAGLFRLLKTLD